In a single window of the Bufo bufo chromosome 5, aBufBuf1.1, whole genome shotgun sequence genome:
- the LOC121002891 gene encoding lamina-associated polypeptide 2, isoforms alpha/zeta-like — protein sequence MSTPLTPGSGTEPASNPGTGEKDSASAAKKTRKCGICCKRLSNTGSKPLCKECTASVIKSESSSLIEDIRKVVKEEVQLALTTREPTPPKVPPTQDARSVKSLILDSDSEGLAVSDSESVQKHPASSDEEGEYKRFLFNPEDIDELIRAIRATIQMEMPKTPRSTQQEIFGGLGERKKAVFPVPDSVQKLIRSEWEKPDKGSFIPRGIKRRYPFSQEDCTDWETIPKVDAPVAKVAKHTALPFEDSAQLKDPLDRKAESLLRKTWETTAALLKPGVASTCVARTLNLWLDQLEIHLVNKTPRDQILESLPLLKMATSFLADAAAESVKLSARTAVLSNTARRALWLKAWSGDITSKNKLIALPFHGQYVFGEDLDKILDNATNKKRGFPEERYKQKRQPFRDRFFQPENKKDKGKTGRWSYAKGGRGRSFLFNPNRAEASSSNNKQ from the exons ATGAGCACCCCCCTCACGCCGGGCTCTGGAAccgagcctgcatcaaaccctgggACA ggagaaaaggattcGGCTTCTGCAGCCAAAAAAACTAGAAAATGTGGTATTTGCTGCAAAAGATTGTCTAACACTGGATCCAAGCCCCTGTGTAAAGAATGTACTGCCAGTGTCATCAAGTCTGAGTCTTCTAGTCTAATTGAAGACATTAGAAAAGTGGTAAAAGAAGAGGTTCAGCTAGCCTTAACTACCAGAGAACCTACTCCTCCCAAAGTTCCCCCCACTCAGGACGCCCGTAGTGTTAAATCACTTATCCTGGATTCCGACTCTGAGGGGCTGGCGGTCTCAGACTCCGAATCTGTCCAAAAACACCCGGCATCTTCAGATGAAGAGGGCGAATATAAGCGCTTCCTGTTCAATCctgaagatattgatgaacttatcAGGGCCATCAGGGCCACCATTCAGATGGAGATGCCTAAAACCCCTAGGTCTACCCAGCAagaaatttttgggggtctaGGTGAAAGGAAGAAGGCCGTTTTTCCAGTCCCTGATAGTGTCCAAAAATTAATTAGGTCTGAATGGGAAAAACcggataaaggatcctttatcccAAGAGGAATTAAGAGGCGCTACCCCTTTAGCCAAGAGGACTGTACGGATTGGGAGACCATTCCCAAAGTAGACGCGCCAGTGGCCAAGGTAGCAAAACATACGGCCCTACCGTTTGAAGACTCAGCACAATTGAAAGATCCTCTAGACAGGAAAGCGGAAAGTCTCTTGCGAAAGACCTGGGAGACTACGGCGGCCCTTCTCAAACCGGGCGTTGCCTCCACATGTGTGGCCAGAACACTGAACCTTTGGCTAGACCAGCTAGAGATACATCTGGTCAATAAGACACCACGGGATCAAATTCTAGAGAGCTTGCCTCTATTAAAGATGGCAACCTCCTTTCTAGCAGACGCAGCTGCTGAATCAGTTAAACTGTCCGCCCGTACAGCTGTTCTCTCAAATACAGCGAGAAGGGCACTATGGCTTAAAGCGTGGTCAGGAGATATcacatctaaaaataaattaatcgcaCTCCCCTTCCACGGTCAGTACGTTTTCGGAGAAGATCTAGATAAAATCCTAGACAACgcgacaaataaaaaaagagggtttccagaggaaagatataaacaaaaaaggcagCCCTTTCGTGACCGATTTTTTCAAcccgaaaataaaaaagataaagggaagactgggaggtggagctatgcgaagggaggcagggggagaagcttcctcttcaacccaaatcgggccgaagcctcctcatccaacaacaaacaatga